The Desulfobotulus mexicanus genome contains the following window.
ACTTGGCTTTGGTGCCATGCTTGCCGTGGCTCAAGGCAGCGATGCAGGACCCTGCCTTCTGACCCTGCATTACAATCCTGAAAAAACGGCGGATAAAACAGTCGCCCTTGTGGGAAAGGGTGTCACCTTTGACTCCGGCGGGCTGGACCTGAAACCGCCTGCGGGCATGGAAGGCATGAAGATGGATATGGCCGGAGCCGCTGCAGTTGCGGCCACTGCCATTGCCCTTGCCCGCACACGTCCATCCTTTCGTTTCATTGCAGCCATTCCCATTGTGGAAAACATGCCGTCTGCAACGGCCTACAGGCCGGGGGATGTTTTCCGGGCCTATAATGGTAAAAGCATTGAAGTCATGAACACGGATGCCGAAGGCCGCCTTATTCTCGCAGACACCCTTGCCTGGCTTGCGGACGTGGAAAAACCGGATTTAATGCTGGATATGGCCACCCTCACGGGAGCATGCATGGTGGCCCTTGGGGATGAAATTGCCGGGGGTTTTACGGAAGATTCCATGCTGGCCCATGCTCTTGCAAAGGCAGGGGAAGAAACCTTTGAGCGATGCTGGCCCATGCCCCTGCCCAAAGATTATAAAAAACTGCTGAAAAGCGAACTTGCAGATCTGCGCAATGTCTCCACCACAAGAAACGGAGGCGCCATTACCGCAGCACTGTTCCTGAAAGAATTTACGGGTGAGACAAGGTGGGCACACATTGATATTGCAGGGCCTGCCTATCTGTCCAAGGCATCGGCCTATTGCCCTGTTGGCGGCAGCGGATTTGGTGTGCGGCTTTTGCATCAGCTGCTGACGGATCTTGAAAAGAGCGGGGGGCTTTAAAAAGAAAACGGGTACCTGAGTGTACCCGTTTTCTTATGGCAGTAAATGACAGAATACTTCCTGCAATTACAAGCGAAGCCACCATGCTTTTTAAGCGGGATAATCTTTTAATGCAGGAGAAAAGCGGGTCAGGGGCCGGAGACGTCTCACCATGGGACTCATCCGGGTCCGGGCAAGCAAAACCAGCAGACCATCAACAATTTCTGCCATACCCTCAACTTTTAAAACTCCACCATGGGCCAGTATCAGCCTTTCCACATCCAGATTGCGGATGCGCAGAAGGCTTTCCTCCATTTCATGGGGAAGGGATACGGGAAAGGGAAGCTGAAAACGTCTGTTTACATATAAAATAACATCAGCGGCATAAAGGGTCTTGCTCTGGGCATGGTAAAATACCATATCATGGTTGGTATGGCCCGGTGTTGAAAGTGCCTGCCAGTCCGGAAATTCCGGCAGACGGTCTCCATCCTTCAGGACATAATCCATGCAAACTTTGCGCTTATAGTAAATGTTTTTCCAGGGCTTTTTCATGGCATAAACGACAAAATAACCAAGGGATATGTCAATCTTATGCTGAAAAAACCCACCCGTCCCGGCATACCACCGGTTAATCCCTTCCGGAGCAGCCATCACAAGACCGTACTTTCTTTTTAAAACAGGTGCCGCTCCTGCATGATCCGGATGAATGTGGGAAACGAGCTGTAGTTTAACGTCTGTCCACTGCTTTCCCAGATCTTTTTCCAGCATCCTTTCCATGGCCTTAACATCGCAGTGACATCCCCCGTCCAGTGCCAGAACACGACCATCCGGATAAAGAACAAACAACAGTGCCTGAATATAACCTTCTGCCACAAAAATCCGCATGTTGACTCCACAGATATCTTCTGCCCGGTAACTATTCTGCCGGGTTGCTTCAGAACAATAAAATTTTTTTTAGAGCATCACTATAGGCTAATTTTCGGAAGAGAGAAACCTGAAAATTGATTCATTGCCACAGGCTAACCCTTAAAACATATCCAGTTCTGGATTATTTTTAAGATTCTATGTCCAACTCCTTCATTTTCCTGAAAAGGGTTTTTCTGTGAATACCAAGGCATTTTGCAGTTTCCGCCTTTTTCCAACGATTCTTTTTCAACACCTTTTCTATATATATTTTTTCAAAACTGCTCAGGGCTTCTTTCAGATCCAGAATATGACCGGAAGTATCCATATCAGGCATAATATCCATATCAGCCTCATCCATTCCTATCTTACCGGACAGTTCAATACGATTCATGGTCACATAACGCTGAATAACATTCTGAAGCTCCCTGATATTGCCCGGCCAGCTGTAAGACTGAAGCATGGCCATGATATTAGGAGGAATCACAGGTACACGGCCATCTTCGGCAAACTGCTCCATAAAATGGTAAATAAGCAGGGTCAGATCTTCTCCCCTTTCCCTGAGGGGAGGAAGATGAACGGGGATTATATTAATGCGGTAAAAAAAATCTTCCCGCATCATACGTCGCTTAACCAGCTCCATAAGGTTTCGGTTTGTGGCACCGATTATGCGCAGATCCGGCTGATGCAACTCACTCCCCCCAACGGGAATAAACCCGCCCCCTTCTATGGCCCTGAGAAGTTTAACCTGAAGATTGGTATCAATCTCACCAATTTCATCCATAAAAAGACTTCCACCACAAACCAGATCCAGATATCCTTTTCTGTCGGAAACCGCTCCGGAAAAAGCCCCTTTTTTATACCCAAAAAACTCACTTTCCATCAATCCATGGGGAATGGCGCCACAGTTGACAGGGATAAAAGGCTCTTTTGCACGATCACTGAGATCATGTATGGCCCTTGCCACCAGCTCTTTGCCGGTGCCGGACTCTCCATAGATAATAACGTGGGCACTTGAGGCTGCCGCCTGAAGAATACTGTCATAGACCCTCTGCATAACAGGGCTTTTACCGATGATATTATGAAAACCATAACGATCCCGGATACTGGAACGAAGTCTGAGATTTTCCTTGCGCAAATCGGCTTCCCGCTGCATCAGATTTTCTTCGATACGTTTTCTGTCCGAAATATCTCTCACAATAACAATTACTTCATCTTCAACAAAAGCCACCACCCGGGCCTCATAATACATACGCCCCCTTTCTGAATCAAAGGGGAACTCAAAAATCTGCATCTCACGGGTGGAAAGTGTCCTTTGAATGGCCTGCATGCAGGCACTTATGATCATTTGAGGAAAAATATCCCTTAAATTTTTACCCTCAAGGGTACAGATCCTGCTGGCACACCGCTGATCTTCAAAGGGTTTGTAGTGCAGGCAAAGGCCATCGGGGGCAAGGAGAAGCATCATATCGGGCACAGCATTCAGAAGGGCGCGGGTTTTTGCCTCGCTCTGACCCAGGGCCTGTTCTGCCATCATACGGCGCTGAATATTATGAAAAAAGGTAAGGCTTGCCCTCTGACCTTTCCAGTTAATTTCTATGGCATGAATTTCAAACCAGTTGGCTTCTCCGGATTTTTTTATCAGGCGGAAAGGATAGACATCGGGAACAGGCTCATAGTTCATACGCTGGGCATAGCGCATTTCCACCATGGGAAGATCTTCCGGATGCACAAACTCCCGAAAATGATGATCCACAAGCTCTTCATGGGTATATCCCATGATACGAACACCAATGGCATTGACATAGCGAAGAAAACCATCCTGCAAAACAATAATTCCATCCGTTGTATTCTCAAAAACAAGACGGTCATCCGGATGGATACGATCTGCAACGGACATACTGATTTCTGAAAAAAACATTTTACTTCTTCTCCATAAAAATAAAAAAAGACCTGTTTCAAAAGATTGACAAAAGCCAATCAAAGGCCTATAAAACCTGAACTTTGATCTGCAATGCCTGGATGGCGGAACTGGTAGACGCAAGGGACTTAAAATCCCTCGGTTGAAAAGCTGTGCGGGTTCGATTCCCGCTCCAGGCA
Protein-coding sequences here:
- a CDS encoding leucyl aminopeptidase, with the protein product MLSVQTCPGMTEKPDTRILFVSEDMPLYKEENKALLCEKIRNLPEFGGKAEKIYFVSMPEEMPLPRVILVGVGKKEELDAERFRRAAAAAVKAAMEAKEKSPAIFLPDAEERLESETTVKAILEGLVLANYRFDVYKKESELKVLEKIIILAEKAALPRLEKLAAGVEAVCTATHLARTWVSTPSNDKRPEALCDMLEKAAASEGLETRRMGKKELEQLGFGAMLAVAQGSDAGPCLLTLHYNPEKTADKTVALVGKGVTFDSGGLDLKPPAGMEGMKMDMAGAAAVAATAIALARTRPSFRFIAAIPIVENMPSATAYRPGDVFRAYNGKSIEVMNTDAEGRLILADTLAWLADVEKPDLMLDMATLTGACMVALGDEIAGGFTEDSMLAHALAKAGEETFERCWPMPLPKDYKKLLKSELADLRNVSTTRNGGAITAALFLKEFTGETRWAHIDIAGPAYLSKASAYCPVGGSGFGVRLLHQLLTDLEKSGGL
- a CDS encoding MBL fold metallo-hydrolase; translated protein: MRIFVAEGYIQALLFVLYPDGRVLALDGGCHCDVKAMERMLEKDLGKQWTDVKLQLVSHIHPDHAGAAPVLKRKYGLVMAAPEGINRWYAGTGGFFQHKIDISLGYFVVYAMKKPWKNIYYKRKVCMDYVLKDGDRLPEFPDWQALSTPGHTNHDMVFYHAQSKTLYAADVILYVNRRFQLPFPVSLPHEMEESLLRIRNLDVERLILAHGGVLKVEGMAEIVDGLLVLLARTRMSPMVRRLRPLTRFSPALKDYPA
- a CDS encoding sigma 54-interacting transcriptional regulator codes for the protein MFFSEISMSVADRIHPDDRLVFENTTDGIIVLQDGFLRYVNAIGVRIMGYTHEELVDHHFREFVHPEDLPMVEMRYAQRMNYEPVPDVYPFRLIKKSGEANWFEIHAIEINWKGQRASLTFFHNIQRRMMAEQALGQSEAKTRALLNAVPDMMLLLAPDGLCLHYKPFEDQRCASRICTLEGKNLRDIFPQMIISACMQAIQRTLSTREMQIFEFPFDSERGRMYYEARVVAFVEDEVIVIVRDISDRKRIEENLMQREADLRKENLRLRSSIRDRYGFHNIIGKSPVMQRVYDSILQAAASSAHVIIYGESGTGKELVARAIHDLSDRAKEPFIPVNCGAIPHGLMESEFFGYKKGAFSGAVSDRKGYLDLVCGGSLFMDEIGEIDTNLQVKLLRAIEGGGFIPVGGSELHQPDLRIIGATNRNLMELVKRRMMREDFFYRINIIPVHLPPLRERGEDLTLLIYHFMEQFAEDGRVPVIPPNIMAMLQSYSWPGNIRELQNVIQRYVTMNRIELSGKIGMDEADMDIMPDMDTSGHILDLKEALSSFEKIYIEKVLKKNRWKKAETAKCLGIHRKTLFRKMKELDIES